From a region of the Rhinolophus sinicus isolate RSC01 linkage group LG04, ASM3656204v1, whole genome shotgun sequence genome:
- the ARL11 gene encoding ADP-ribosylation factor-like protein 11, translated as MLGLALSRAEAIFRPIPGQDCGGALELRERLRSLPHPHHKGKGSRKGTTTTVTTLPFRLALGTLLTSSCIEDWQRRSFWPPSNSTKDLAAATMGSMNSRGHQAEAQVLLMGLDSAGKTTLLYKLKGHPLVETLPTIGFNVESLGAPRQASLTFWDVGGQTQLRASWKNYLEGIDILVYVLDSTDEVRLPEAVAELREVLDHPNMASVPFLVLANKQEAPDALPLSEIRDRLGLERFPGRFWELQACSALTGAGLPEALRCLRGLLKSRSRCVSR; from the exons ATGCTGGGCCTTGCCCTGTCAAGAGCCGAAGCTATCTTTCGGCCCATCCCCGGCCAGGACTGTGGGGGAGCACTGGAGCTGAGGGAGCGGCTACGtagcctgccccacccccaccacaaaggaaaaggaagcagaaaagggaCAACCACAACTGTCACCACACTTCCTTTTCGTCTCGCTCTTGGGACATTACTGACTAGCAGCTGCATAGAAGACTGGCAGAGGAGGAGCTTCTGGCCACCGTCTAATAGCACCAAG GATTTAGCAGCGGCTACCATGGGTTCTATGAATTCCCGAGGTCACCAGGCAGAAGCCCAAGTGCTGCTGATGGGCCTTGACTCAGCTGGCAAGACTACACTCCTGTACAAACTGAAGGGCCACCCACTGGTGGAGACCCTGCCCACCATTGGCTTCAATGTGGAGTCTCTAGGAGCCCCTAGGCAGGCATCTTTGACTTTCTGGGATGTTGGGGGGCAGACTCAGCTCAGGGCCAGCTGGAAGAACTACCTGGAAGGCATAGACATACTCGTGTATGTCCTGGATAGCACAGACGAAGTGCGCTTGCCCGAGGCCGTGGCTGAACTCAGGGAAGTCCTGGACCATCCCAACATGGCCAGCGTCCCTTTCTTGGTGCTGGCCAACAAGCAGGAGGCGCCTGACGCTCTTCCGCTGTCTGAAATCAGGGACAGGCTGGGCCTGGAGAGATTCCCGGGCCGCTTCTGGGAGCTCCAGGCCTGCAGTGCCCTTACTGGCGCGGGGCTGCCCGAGGCCTTGCGGTGCCTGAGGGGCCTCCTGAAATCCCGCAGCCGCTGTGTCTCCAGGTGA